The sequence GTACCCAGCGCCGGACACCAGTTTACAGCGATTTCGGCTTCATAAGCTAAGCCATTTTCATATAGTTTTTCAAAAATCCACTGTGTCCATTTATAATATTCAGGATCTGTTGTATTGATTTCACGATCCCAATCGTAGGAAAAACCAAGTGATTTAATTTGGCGAGTAAAGTTTGCAATATTAAGTGCGGTGAATTCTTCTGGGTCATTTCCAGTATCAATCGCATATTGTTCTGCTGGAAGACCAAAAGCATCCCAACCGATTGGATGAAGTACGTTCTTCCCTTGCATTCGTTTCATACGAGATAAAATATCTGTTGCTGTATAACCTTCTGGATGTCCTACGTGCAGACCTGCTCCAGATGGGTAAGGAAACATATCTAGTGCATAGAAGTTTTCTTTATTTTTATCTTCTGTTGTTTTGAAAGTGTTATGTTCACTCCAATATTGTTGCCATTTTGGTTCCATTTTTTTGTGATTAAATGTCACTTTACTCATCCTCTTTTCCTTAAAATATCGAATTTTGGCTACAAAAAAATCCCTACATCCCAACGGCTTATCGCCATGGGACGAGAGATGCTTCTCCCGCGGTACCACCCACATTAGTGTTTGACCACTCAACTTATCAATTCCTTAACGCGGAAAACGGGGATACACCCAAGCTCCATGGTAAGTTCATCCAGATTTTGTGACTGACTTGCACCAACCGTCAGCTCTCTTCACATCAAAATTAGCGGATTACTACTCCAATTCATCGCTTTTTCGCAAAATTCATTAGCTTTATTGTAGCTGAATTTCATTTTTTTAGCAAGCGCTCTGAAGATTTATCTAACTTTCCTAACAATATGTGCTAAAATGAATGGAGAATTTCATTTGAAGGAGTCTAAAACTAGTGAAACAAACGAATCCATTTGTATATAGTAATGATAATAAAAGATATCATACGTGGAACTACTGCTTAAGAGAAGAATTTGGGCAAAAGACATACAAAGTGGCGCTGGATGGCGGCTTTGATTGTCCAAATCGTGACGGTACTGTAGCGCATGGTGGTTGTACATTTTGTAGCGCGGCTGGTTCTGGGGACTTTGCTGGCAATCGAGCGCTTGATTTAAAAGTACAATTCCAGCAAGTTCGCGACAAAATGCAAACGAAATGGAAAGATGGGAAATGTATCGCTTATTTCCAAGCTTTCACGAATACACACGCACCGGTTGCCGAGTTGCGCGAAAAATTTGAAACTGTATTGAATGAACCAGGCGTAGTTGGACTTTCGATTGCAACACGGCCGGATTGTTTACCAGATGATGTCGTGGAGTATTTGGCTGAATTAAATGAACGTACTTATTTATGGCTGGAGCTTGGATTGCAATCTGCTCATGATGAGACTGGTCGCTTAATTAATCGGGCGCATGACTATGATTGTTATGTAGAAGGCGTGCGCAAACTGCAAAAGCACAATATCCGAATTTGTACACACATTATTAATGGACTTCCAAAAGAAACACCGGAAATGATGATGGAAACAACCCGGAAAGTAGTCGAAAGCGGCGTAGATGGTATCAAAATCCATTTGCTTCATTTGTTAAAAGGAACGCCAATGGTAGAAGATTATAAAAAAGGCGACTTAGAATTTTTAACTCGGGATGGCTATGTAAACTTAGTAGCTGATCAACTAGAAATATTGCCACCTGAGATGGTGATTCACCGTATTACTGGTGACGGTGGCGTAGATGATTTAATTGGCCCTGTTTGGAGTTTAAATAAGTTTGAAGTGCTGAATGCGATTGATGCGGAACTTGTTCGAAGAGATAGCTGGCAAGGAAAATTCTATCAACCTGTGGAAGTGATTTCTGAATGAACTTAAGAGGCATTCTCCCTTTCGCTCACGATACGCTCCGGAAAGTAGTTCGCCCTGGTGATTATGTGATTGACGCCACTTGTGGTAACGGGCATGATACGCTTTTGCTAGCGGAGCTCGTAGGTATTAATGGACATGTGCTTGGATTTGATATCCAACAAGTGGCTGTGGATGCCACGAAGGCTCGTTTAGAAAATGCGGGTGTTTCTTCGCAAGTGGAGCTCATTTGCGCTAGCCATGCTCGTATCCCTGCCTACACATCCAGACCTGTTCGTGCCGCTATTTTCAATCTCGGATATCTACCTGGTGGCAACAAAGAAATTACAACAACTGCAGATTCAACGTTAGAAAGCATTGGTCATTTAATGGAGCTGCTAGAAGTTGGTGGCGTCATTATTCTTGTGATTTATCACGGTCATCCAGCTGGAAAACTGGAAAAAGATGCTGTCATGGCTTTTTGTGAAACAATCCCACAACAAGATTTCCACGTTTTATCTTATCAATTTATTAATCAAAAAAATGATGCGCCATTTGTCATTGTCATCGAAAAAAGAAAACCTAGACAAAGCTAGTATAATTAGCCTGTCTAGGTTTTCTTTTTATTTTCCGAAGTCGTATTTGTCTGCTACGTATACATCGTACCAAATCATGAAAATAACAACTGTCCAGATTTT comes from Listeria monocytogenes and encodes:
- a CDS encoding TIGR01212 family radical SAM protein (This family includes YhcC from E. coli K-12, an uncharacterized radical SAM protein.); this encodes MKQTNPFVYSNDNKRYHTWNYCLREEFGQKTYKVALDGGFDCPNRDGTVAHGGCTFCSAAGSGDFAGNRALDLKVQFQQVRDKMQTKWKDGKCIAYFQAFTNTHAPVAELREKFETVLNEPGVVGLSIATRPDCLPDDVVEYLAELNERTYLWLELGLQSAHDETGRLINRAHDYDCYVEGVRKLQKHNIRICTHIINGLPKETPEMMMETTRKVVESGVDGIKIHLLHLLKGTPMVEDYKKGDLEFLTRDGYVNLVADQLEILPPEMVIHRITGDGGVDDLIGPVWSLNKFEVLNAIDAELVRRDSWQGKFYQPVEVISE
- a CDS encoding class I SAM-dependent methyltransferase, whose protein sequence is MNLRGILPFAHDTLRKVVRPGDYVIDATCGNGHDTLLLAELVGINGHVLGFDIQQVAVDATKARLENAGVSSQVELICASHARIPAYTSRPVRAAIFNLGYLPGGNKEITTTADSTLESIGHLMELLEVGGVIILVIYHGHPAGKLEKDAVMAFCETIPQQDFHVLSYQFINQKNDAPFVIVIEKRKPRQS